In a genomic window of Deltaproteobacteria bacterium:
- a CDS encoding SPOR domain-containing protein produces MTEFSKDLEDYFCKFTFGQFVTLILIELVTLFFVFYLGARYGPDLIGGNREIAKTSQEKQLSASGENSEKKVDYTFPRELLDDAKKERGAVRVKPSGMTAQEYENKIREMTDERTVPIIVPAPEKPEKVEPIVMPTPERPRVIEPAKQEEVGQFSIQVGSYRAADEAMKAVAQWKGKGYSSFMMVAEVPKKGTWYRVRIGRFVTKEEAQGFLQKFKGKEKTDALIVSSRI; encoded by the coding sequence ATGACTGAGTTTTCCAAAGACCTCGAGGATTATTTTTGCAAATTTACGTTTGGGCAGTTTGTAACGCTCATCCTGATTGAACTGGTCACCCTCTTCTTCGTTTTCTACCTTGGGGCTCGCTACGGTCCCGACCTCATTGGAGGAAATCGGGAAATTGCCAAGACCTCCCAGGAAAAACAGTTATCTGCCTCCGGAGAAAATAGCGAAAAGAAGGTTGATTATACCTTCCCCCGGGAGCTCCTTGATGATGCCAAAAAGGAAAGGGGGGCGGTTCGGGTCAAGCCGTCAGGAATGACGGCTCAGGAGTATGAAAACAAGATTCGTGAAATGACGGATGAGAGGACTGTGCCGATTATCGTCCCGGCCCCGGAAAAACCGGAAAAGGTTGAGCCGATTGTCATGCCGACTCCGGAGAGGCCCAGGGTGATTGAACCGGCCAAACAGGAGGAGGTTGGGCAGTTTTCGATCCAGGTTGGATCCTACCGTGCTGCCGATGAGGCGATGAAGGCGGTTGCCCAATGGAAAGGAAAGGGATATTCGAGCTTTATGATGGTCGCGGAGGTCCCCAAAAAGGGGACCTGGTACCGCGTTCGTATTGGACGTTTTGTGACCAAGGAGGAGGCACAGGGTTTCCTCCAGAAATTCAAAGGCAAGGAAAAGACGGATGCGCTGATTGTCTCCTCGAGGATTTAA
- the pcrA gene encoding DNA helicase PcrA has protein sequence MHYLKRQFYYLLLVIWGAICLGDPFVQLNFEQMKAVQHGEGPLLILAGAGSGKTRVITHRILHLIQERKVQPWNILAVTFTNKAAEEMKNRVQALLGKKTELWISTFHSSCVKMLRKSAEKLGFTKDFVIYDDADQIDMVKDCLEELQIQERAFQPRGVLSRIDHWKNQLIGPDKAIGLSADYLERRRAEIYQMYQQKLRQNNAMDFGDLLMKTVELFEQNPSVLSYYQDLFRYILVDEYQDTNQAQYRLIRLLSAKSGNLCVVGDDDQSIYAWRGADINNILSFEKDFSGAKVIRLEQNYRSTQKILKIASGVASNNLARKEKTLWTENAEGEGATHYVAQDEKDEARYVVSEIERLCREGKRRLSEFAIFYRTNAQSRTFEEELRRLKLPYTIFGGVRFYDRAEVKDTLAYLRLLVNSRDNLSLKRIINTPARGIGKKTVAVLEAFAVQREISLYETLFSLDQVPKLPSAQKESLKKFRKLFEQWEGFLGKEKVAVFAKRVMEESGLVEDLEKQGTVEAEGRLENLQELLNVLEDFQRSHGGTLSEFMEQVALVQETDRYDSSQGAVPLMTLHLSKGLEFPVIFLVGMEEGLFPHSRSLEETEDLEEERRLCYVGITRAKEKIYFTQALKRRLFGGDQFNLPSRFLDEVPSEFLEKAAAEEPARPVRVDSQIFFEEDYSQLLDESSLMKIGMSVRHPAFGLGVVKKKEGRGEQQKVTVYFQDGRVKTLMVKFAGLQVL, from the coding sequence ATGCATTATTTAAAAAGGCAATTTTATTATCTTCTTCTTGTCATATGGGGAGCGATCTGTCTAGGAGACCCTTTTGTGCAATTGAATTTCGAACAGATGAAGGCGGTCCAGCATGGAGAGGGGCCGTTGCTTATTCTGGCCGGCGCGGGGAGCGGCAAGACCCGTGTTATCACGCACCGGATCCTCCACCTGATTCAAGAACGAAAGGTCCAGCCTTGGAACATCCTCGCGGTCACCTTTACCAATAAGGCGGCTGAGGAGATGAAAAATCGCGTTCAGGCGTTGCTGGGGAAAAAGACCGAGCTCTGGATCAGTACGTTTCATTCAAGCTGTGTCAAGATGTTAAGGAAGAGTGCTGAAAAACTGGGATTCACAAAGGATTTCGTTATCTACGATGACGCCGACCAAATTGACATGGTCAAGGACTGCCTTGAGGAATTGCAGATCCAGGAAAGGGCCTTCCAGCCACGCGGTGTTCTCTCTCGGATTGACCACTGGAAAAACCAGCTGATCGGCCCCGACAAGGCGATTGGGCTTTCGGCGGATTATCTCGAAAGGCGACGTGCGGAGATTTATCAAATGTATCAGCAGAAGCTTCGGCAGAACAATGCAATGGATTTTGGGGATCTCCTCATGAAGACGGTGGAGCTCTTTGAACAAAACCCGTCAGTTTTGAGTTATTATCAGGACCTCTTTCGATATATTCTTGTGGATGAGTATCAGGATACCAATCAGGCGCAGTACCGCTTGATTCGCCTCCTTTCAGCCAAGAGCGGAAATTTGTGTGTTGTGGGGGACGATGACCAATCGATCTACGCCTGGCGTGGGGCAGATATTAACAATATTCTTTCCTTTGAAAAAGATTTTTCCGGGGCCAAGGTGATCCGTCTTGAGCAGAACTATCGGTCGACCCAAAAAATATTGAAGATTGCCTCCGGGGTTGCCTCAAACAATCTGGCCAGAAAAGAAAAAACTCTCTGGACTGAAAACGCCGAGGGAGAGGGAGCCACACACTATGTGGCGCAGGATGAAAAAGATGAGGCCCGCTACGTTGTTTCTGAGATTGAGCGGCTCTGTCGCGAAGGGAAGAGAAGGCTGTCGGAGTTCGCCATATTCTATCGGACGAATGCCCAGTCACGAACCTTTGAAGAAGAACTGCGGCGACTCAAGCTCCCCTACACAATTTTTGGGGGAGTTCGTTTTTACGACCGCGCGGAAGTCAAGGATACCCTTGCCTATCTCCGACTGCTGGTGAATTCGAGAGACAATTTGAGCCTTAAACGGATTATCAATACCCCGGCCCGCGGTATTGGAAAGAAGACGGTTGCTGTCCTCGAAGCGTTTGCGGTCCAGAGGGAAATTTCACTTTATGAGACGCTTTTCTCCTTGGACCAGGTTCCCAAGCTCCCGTCGGCCCAAAAGGAGAGCTTGAAAAAATTCAGAAAGCTTTTTGAACAGTGGGAGGGGTTTCTGGGCAAGGAAAAGGTGGCTGTTTTTGCCAAGAGGGTGATGGAGGAGTCGGGACTTGTGGAAGATCTGGAAAAACAGGGGACGGTTGAGGCGGAGGGGCGTCTTGAAAACCTGCAGGAGTTGCTCAACGTACTGGAAGATTTTCAGAGATCCCATGGAGGGACGCTCTCCGAGTTCATGGAACAGGTGGCACTTGTTCAAGAGACCGATCGCTATGATTCTTCTCAGGGAGCTGTTCCCCTGATGACGCTCCACCTCTCCAAGGGGCTCGAATTTCCGGTGATCTTTCTGGTTGGAATGGAGGAGGGGCTTTTCCCTCATAGTCGTTCCCTCGAAGAGACGGAAGATCTGGAGGAGGAAAGGCGGCTTTGCTATGTCGGGATTACGCGGGCAAAGGAAAAAATATATTTTACACAGGCGCTGAAACGGCGTCTGTTTGGAGGAGATCAATTCAATCTCCCCTCCCGTTTTTTAGATGAGGTGCCATCCGAATTCCTTGAGAAGGCTGCAGCAGAAGAGCCGGCTCGACCGGTCCGTGTCGATTCACAGATTTTTTTTGAGGAAGACTATTCCCAGCTCCTGGATGAGTCCTCTCTTATGAAAATCGGTATGAGCGTCCGTCATCCCGCGTTTGGTCTTGGTGTTGTCAAAAAGAAGGAGGGGAGGGGGGAGCAGCAAAAGGTAACGGTCTATTTTCAGGATGGGCGGGTGAAGACCTTGATGGTTAAGTTCGCGGGGTTACAAGTTCTATAG
- the aroE gene encoding shikimate dehydrogenase produces MPPKKSTWKIAGVIGDPIDHSLSPHFQNALFTSCGLKVLYLPFLVKPEHLGKFLKQAKESRFLGLNITIPHKETILKYLDQIDETALKIGAVNTVVFRRGLLVGYNTDAPGYVQSLKNETGFVPKNKTVLLLGAGGAARAILYILAQQGAYQIYLANRTVSKAVLLAKRFKRFFPKTAMEPLPLTSHSLSKILPSVDLLVNATSIGMGGTQGTKIPLERLPHRSVISDLVYRPILTPLLSQAKRRGLKIHPGWGLLLSQGALSFELWTGIVPRLDIMKKALLDALVLRFINSAPNLFTQD; encoded by the coding sequence ATGCCTCCAAAAAAATCGACATGGAAAATAGCAGGGGTCATCGGCGATCCGATTGACCACTCCCTCTCCCCGCATTTCCAGAATGCCCTCTTCACTTCATGCGGCCTTAAGGTCTTGTACCTCCCCTTTCTTGTAAAACCGGAACATCTTGGAAAGTTTCTGAAACAGGCAAAAGAGAGCCGCTTTCTTGGCTTAAATATCACTATTCCCCACAAGGAAACGATCTTAAAGTACCTTGACCAAATCGATGAGACGGCTCTCAAAATCGGGGCGGTCAATACGGTGGTCTTTCGACGAGGCCTCTTGGTCGGTTACAACACAGATGCCCCCGGCTATGTTCAATCTCTCAAAAACGAAACAGGTTTTGTCCCCAAAAACAAAACGGTGCTCCTCCTTGGGGCCGGTGGAGCAGCAAGAGCCATTCTGTATATCCTTGCGCAACAAGGGGCCTATCAAATTTATCTGGCGAACAGAACCGTCTCAAAGGCCGTTTTACTTGCCAAACGGTTTAAACGCTTTTTTCCAAAAACAGCCATGGAGCCTCTTCCTCTCACAAGCCATTCCTTGTCGAAGATCCTCCCCTCCGTTGATCTCCTCGTCAATGCCACCTCCATCGGCATGGGAGGAACCCAAGGGACAAAAATACCTCTGGAGAGGCTCCCCCATCGGTCTGTTATTTCCGACCTTGTCTACCGACCTATACTGACGCCGCTGCTTTCCCAGGCAAAAAGGAGGGGGCTCAAAATTCACCCGGGATGGGGCCTCCTGCTATCCCAGGGTGCCTTAAGCTTTGAGCTCTGGACAGGCATCGTCCCAAGGCTTGATATCATGAAAAAAGCGCTTCTTGACGCCTTAGTCCTTCGATTCATAAATTCGGCGCCGAATTTATTTACTCAGGACTAG
- the lepA gene encoding elongation factor 4, whose translation MTLELIRNFSIIAHVDHGKSTLADRILELTGAISDREKKDQFLDKMELERERGITIKAQTVRLHYRAKDGKDYLLNLIDTPGHVDFHYEVSRSLAACEGALLVVDAAQGVEAQTLANAYLAADNNLELLPVINKMDLPTANPEKVKRQIEEIVGISAKEAILASAKSGTGISEILEGILKKIPPPKGNPEGPLRALLFDSWFDQYLGVVVLVRVVDGRLTPGMKIRFIATERDYEIQTLGVFSPHPTMIKALETGEVGFFTATIKSVHETKIGDTITEPSRPASTPLPGFKEVKPVVFAGFYPVETVQYEALKMALEKLNLNDASFHYEAETSKALGFGFRLGFLGLLHMDIIRERLRREYSLALVTTAPTVAFRVKTIRGEQLEVDNPQDLPPEQEIAEIQEPFIRAKIQLPTEYLGNVIKLCVDRRGVQTEMTYLSPERVLLVYEIPFMEIMFDFYDRLKSITQGYASFDYEILEWRPSDLILLNILVNGEMVDALSIILHRENAYQRGREIAEKLRKEIPRQMYEVAIQAAIGSRIIARESVSALRKNVTAKCYGGDITRKRKLLEKQKAGKKRMKQVGSVEIPPEAFFNVLKVD comes from the coding sequence GTGACCTTAGAGCTTATCCGCAATTTCTCCATTATTGCCCACGTCGACCATGGAAAGTCGACACTTGCCGACAGGATTCTTGAATTGACCGGGGCGATTTCCGATCGTGAAAAGAAAGATCAATTCTTGGACAAGATGGAGCTTGAGCGGGAGCGCGGAATTACGATCAAGGCCCAGACCGTTCGTTTGCACTACCGTGCGAAGGATGGAAAAGATTATCTGCTCAATTTGATCGACACGCCGGGGCATGTTGATTTCCATTATGAGGTCTCCCGGTCCCTTGCCGCTTGTGAGGGGGCCCTCTTGGTTGTTGATGCCGCTCAAGGGGTCGAGGCGCAGACCTTGGCGAATGCGTATTTGGCGGCAGATAATAATCTAGAGCTTCTTCCGGTTATCAATAAAATGGATCTCCCAACTGCCAACCCGGAGAAGGTCAAGAGACAGATCGAGGAGATTGTGGGGATTTCCGCCAAGGAGGCGATCCTTGCCTCTGCAAAATCGGGCACAGGCATCTCAGAGATCCTCGAGGGCATTTTAAAAAAAATCCCTCCTCCGAAGGGGAATCCGGAAGGACCGTTGCGGGCACTCCTCTTTGACAGCTGGTTTGACCAATACCTGGGGGTCGTTGTGCTTGTTCGCGTCGTGGACGGCCGGTTGACGCCCGGGATGAAGATCCGTTTTATAGCAACAGAGCGGGATTATGAGATACAGACGCTTGGCGTTTTTTCGCCGCACCCGACAATGATCAAGGCGCTTGAAACCGGAGAGGTCGGTTTTTTTACGGCAACGATCAAATCAGTTCATGAAACAAAGATCGGGGATACGATCACCGAGCCTTCCCGACCGGCTTCCACTCCCCTCCCCGGGTTCAAGGAGGTCAAGCCGGTGGTCTTTGCCGGATTTTACCCGGTCGAAACAGTTCAGTACGAGGCCCTCAAAATGGCGCTGGAAAAACTGAATTTGAACGACGCCTCGTTTCATTATGAAGCGGAAACCTCGAAGGCGCTTGGGTTTGGGTTCAGGCTGGGATTTTTAGGCCTCCTGCATATGGATATTATCCGGGAGCGGCTTCGGCGCGAATACTCGCTTGCTCTGGTGACCACGGCCCCGACCGTTGCCTTTCGTGTGAAAACAATCAGGGGGGAACAGCTGGAGGTCGACAATCCTCAGGATCTTCCGCCGGAGCAGGAGATTGCCGAAATTCAGGAGCCGTTCATTCGGGCCAAGATCCAGCTCCCCACGGAATATTTGGGAAACGTTATCAAGCTTTGCGTCGACCGGCGTGGGGTACAAACTGAAATGACCTACTTGAGCCCGGAACGTGTGCTTCTTGTTTATGAGATTCCGTTTATGGAAATCATGTTCGATTTTTATGACCGTCTCAAATCGATCACGCAAGGCTATGCCTCTTTTGATTATGAGATTCTGGAGTGGCGCCCCTCCGATTTGATTCTCCTCAATATCCTCGTGAACGGAGAGATGGTCGATGCCCTGTCAATCATCCTCCACCGCGAAAATGCCTATCAACGGGGGCGGGAAATCGCCGAAAAATTGCGCAAAGAGATTCCTCGCCAGATGTATGAAGTCGCTATTCAGGCTGCAATCGGGAGCCGGATCATTGCCCGGGAGAGTGTCAGTGCGCTCCGGAAAAATGTCACCGCCAAGTGCTACGGCGGCGACATCACCCGAAAGAGAAAGTTGCTTGAGAAACAAAAAGCCGGTAAGAAAAGGATGAAACAGGTCGGGAGTGTGGAAATTCCACCGGAGGCGTTTTTCAACGTGTTAAAGGTTGACTGA
- a CDS encoding rhodanese-like domain-containing protein, with protein MPIQQTTPDKAKEMLDKDPEAIYVDVRSIPEFTQGHPIRAVNIPLLHMTGGQMAPNAEFPKVASAVLPKDKRLLVGCKMGGRSQKACEILDRLGFTNLYNVHGGFGGAPDQLGWNDLGLPVSTENGDGVSYESLSKKALK; from the coding sequence GTGCCGATTCAGCAAACAACACCGGATAAAGCAAAGGAAATGCTCGATAAGGACCCCGAAGCGATTTACGTCGATGTCCGCTCCATCCCCGAGTTCACACAAGGACACCCGATCCGGGCGGTCAATATCCCGCTGCTTCATATGACAGGCGGCCAGATGGCCCCGAACGCTGAGTTTCCAAAAGTCGCCTCTGCCGTACTCCCCAAGGACAAGAGATTGCTGGTCGGTTGCAAGATGGGCGGGCGTTCACAAAAGGCGTGCGAGATCCTGGACCGTCTCGGTTTTACCAACCTCTATAACGTGCATGGCGGTTTTGGCGGAGCACCGGATCAGCTCGGTTGGAACGATTTGGGGTTGCCGGTCAGCACAGAAAACGGAGACGGCGTGAGCTATGAGTCTCTTTCCAAGAAGGCATTGAAATAG
- a CDS encoding ribbon-helix-helix domain-containing protein has protein sequence MPRKKVTTTIYITPEQNEKLKLLHVKTKVPIAEYIRQGIDLVLEKNNQTLPGQISFLDQFPWTNGKSPM, from the coding sequence ATGCCGCGTAAGAAAGTAACCACGACGATCTATATCACTCCGGAACAGAATGAGAAGCTCAAGCTTCTCCATGTGAAGACGAAGGTTCCGATTGCGGAATATATTCGCCAGGGAATCGATCTGGTTCTTGAAAAGAACAATCAGACCCTTCCCGGCCAGATCAGTTTTCTTGATCAATTCCCATGGACTAATGGGAAGTCTCCAATGTGA
- the lepB gene encoding signal peptidase I: MESDLPAKLEIPKKKSKWREYTESLLVALLIAFFIRSFGVEAFKIPSGSMIPTLLVGDHLFVNKFVYGLRIPFTKKKLVHFKSPERGEAIVFIYPIDESKDFIKRVVGLPGDQIRMDGENVFVNGQELERQAISIKPGQNPHTSLLQVVPDATASESGIETIPYHPGWDDYNYYLENNGSHHYLVQYEASPSYDDRTLTVPPNHLFVMGDNRDNSSDSREWGFVPIENVKGKAMFIWLSLDFEAGRLRWQRFGKWIR; encoded by the coding sequence ATGGAATCCGATTTACCCGCTAAACTAGAAATTCCGAAGAAGAAATCGAAATGGAGGGAATACACGGAATCCCTCCTCGTGGCGCTTCTGATCGCTTTCTTTATCCGCTCTTTCGGGGTCGAGGCGTTCAAAATCCCATCCGGGTCGATGATTCCAACCCTGCTTGTAGGAGACCATCTTTTTGTCAACAAATTCGTCTATGGTCTCCGGATCCCCTTTACCAAGAAAAAGCTTGTTCACTTCAAGAGCCCGGAAAGGGGGGAGGCGATTGTCTTTATTTACCCCATTGATGAGAGCAAAGATTTTATCAAGCGGGTTGTTGGTCTTCCGGGTGATCAGATTCGAATGGATGGGGAGAATGTTTTTGTCAATGGCCAGGAGCTGGAACGACAGGCGATTTCGATAAAGCCCGGACAAAATCCGCATACCTCACTGCTTCAGGTTGTTCCCGACGCCACGGCTTCCGAGTCAGGGATAGAGACGATTCCCTACCATCCGGGATGGGATGATTATAATTATTATTTGGAAAACAACGGAAGCCATCATTATCTCGTTCAGTACGAAGCGAGTCCCTCCTATGACGATCGGACTTTGACGGTCCCACCGAACCATCTTTTTGTGATGGGGGATAATCGGGACAATTCCTCGGATTCCCGCGAGTGGGGCTTTGTTCCCATCGAAAATGTGAAGGGAAAGGCGATGTTCATCTGGCTTTCACTCGACTTTGAGGCAGGCCGTCTCCGCTGGCAGCGGTTTGGGAAGTGGATTCGATAG
- a CDS encoding bifunctional riboflavin kinase/FAD synthetase — MPRKNIVTLGVFDGIHRGHQHLLQTVINRAKRRGAVPVVYTFNPHPAHILVPKACPPMIMTMRQRLDFLKKLGIKKVVVQKFTRRFARLSPESFFEKILQKKLRASEIVIGYNFTFGYHRRGTAELLEKMGEERGVTVTVAPPFLFGETLVSSTRIREFLRDSKIGEASDLLGHPYALTGTVVRGRGIGGKVLNLHTANLKPENDSILPIGVYATRTTINEKKFDSVTNIGPNPTFGEGPVSLETHLFHFSKNIVGKKIQVEFIKKIREEIRFPNPRELMAQIQKDIQTAKQCLQKNRHGK; from the coding sequence ATGCCAAGAAAAAACATTGTCACCCTCGGTGTTTTTGACGGTATTCACCGAGGGCACCAGCACCTCTTACAGACCGTTATCAATAGAGCCAAAAGGAGAGGGGCCGTTCCGGTTGTCTATACCTTTAATCCCCACCCGGCACACATCCTCGTGCCGAAAGCCTGCCCCCCCATGATTATGACGATGAGGCAAAGACTGGACTTCCTAAAAAAGCTTGGGATCAAAAAGGTTGTTGTTCAAAAATTCACGCGGCGATTCGCCCGACTTTCACCGGAGTCCTTCTTCGAGAAGATCCTTCAAAAAAAACTGCGAGCAAGCGAGATCGTGATTGGTTATAATTTCACGTTTGGTTATCATCGGAGGGGTACCGCCGAACTCCTGGAAAAAATGGGAGAGGAAAGAGGTGTAACAGTAACAGTGGCCCCCCCTTTTCTTTTTGGAGAGACGCTTGTTTCAAGCACACGGATCCGAGAGTTTCTTCGCGACAGCAAAATTGGAGAGGCCTCTGATCTTCTGGGACACCCCTACGCCCTCACCGGGACAGTTGTTCGGGGGCGCGGAATCGGAGGCAAGGTGCTAAATCTTCATACGGCCAACTTAAAGCCGGAGAATGACTCGATACTGCCAATCGGCGTTTATGCGACCCGAACGACGATCAACGAAAAAAAGTTTGACAGTGTTACTAATATCGGACCCAATCCGACCTTTGGGGAGGGACCGGTCTCACTTGAGACGCATCTGTTCCATTTTTCAAAAAATATCGTGGGCAAGAAGATTCAGGTGGAGTTTATCAAAAAGATCCGGGAGGAGATCCGCTTCCCAAACCCGCGGGAATTGATGGCACAAATACAGAAAGATATACAGACCGCAAAACAATGCCTCCAAAAAAATCGACATGGAAAATAG
- a CDS encoding response regulator encodes MMATEGNKSRDSEPLKKIIVVDDNEVLLRAWSRLLENHRCDCYTTTDPQTALDLIELEKVQVLITDIVMPEMDGFELIRKAEQLNPDIRIILTTGYPCDFSRIRLNMDTPNIHVLLKPYNDIREIRKFVDRVIEDDDTLDTEDSFKNPDDIQIHLWNL; translated from the coding sequence ATGATGGCGACCGAGGGAAATAAGAGCAGAGATTCGGAACCCCTCAAAAAGATTATCGTGGTCGACGACAATGAGGTGCTTTTGCGGGCATGGTCAAGACTTCTCGAGAATCATCGTTGCGACTGCTACACGACCACCGATCCACAAACGGCGCTTGATCTGATAGAGCTCGAAAAGGTGCAAGTACTGATCACGGATATTGTCATGCCTGAAATGGATGGTTTCGAACTGATCCGGAAGGCGGAACAGTTAAACCCGGATATTCGCATTATTTTGACAACCGGTTATCCCTGTGATTTCAGCCGGATTCGGCTCAATATGGATACGCCCAATATCCATGTCCTTCTCAAACCATATAACGATATCCGTGAGATCCGAAAGTTTGTCGATCGTGTCATCGAGGACGACGACACACTCGATACGGAGGATTCGTTCAAGAATCCGGATGATATCCAGATCCATCTCTGGAATCTATAG
- a CDS encoding arginine--tRNA ligase: protein MREKLRRFLQDVFPKTSLPFEIESPKVKEHGELSTNLALLLGKQEKKNPKAVADELVAMIRAKGWNLLEKVEVAGPGFINFTFFKNAWRDSLKEIESRGDSFGCSEVGKGQKVLVEFVSANPTGPVHIGNARGGPLGDAIASLFEATGYQVTREYYVNDVGGQIDKLGASILTAGWGVSLGEQQYQGVHVDQLAHEAKKSIGTAVDRLIQEKKETEAAGLLGKLGIELLLQEIRRTCDGMGIEFDSWVHEKEVLSEKTGNILQDLKKKGVTVEKEGALWLATQDEFLEDRECVLVRSDGRPTYFANDIAYHTGKYGRGYDRIIDIWGSNHHGHVPRIKAALQSLGYDATKIEVVLYQYVRIKRGNEAVKMSKRGGTFVTAEEVLEEVGRDAFRFFLLMRAAESHLDFDLDLAKKESQENPVYYVQYAHARLASLFRKAEEKGIGKIPADLDLSHLDLPEEIELIRLLHKFPDEVSRAASLLEPHRIPFYLLELSQAFQAYYAKAKLDFRYQVVGSDIDTTRVKLYLCRILKRTIANGLKLMGVSAPSEMRHD, encoded by the coding sequence ATGAGAGAGAAGCTTCGCCGGTTTCTTCAAGATGTTTTTCCAAAAACATCGCTCCCTTTTGAGATTGAGAGTCCGAAAGTCAAAGAGCATGGCGAACTGTCCACTAACCTCGCCCTTCTTTTAGGAAAACAGGAAAAGAAGAATCCCAAGGCGGTTGCGGACGAACTTGTTGCCATGATTCGTGCGAAAGGATGGAATCTTCTCGAAAAGGTTGAGGTGGCCGGCCCCGGATTTATCAACTTCACCTTTTTCAAGAACGCCTGGCGGGATTCACTAAAAGAGATCGAGTCTCGAGGGGATTCGTTTGGCTGTTCGGAGGTGGGGAAGGGACAAAAGGTTCTTGTCGAATTTGTGAGTGCGAACCCGACAGGGCCGGTTCATATTGGGAACGCTCGTGGAGGGCCGCTAGGGGATGCGATTGCCTCACTGTTCGAAGCGACCGGCTATCAGGTGACTCGCGAATACTATGTCAACGATGTGGGAGGGCAGATTGACAAGCTCGGCGCCAGCATTTTAACGGCCGGGTGGGGAGTCTCCTTGGGTGAACAGCAATACCAGGGAGTTCATGTTGATCAACTGGCTCATGAGGCAAAAAAAAGTATTGGCACTGCCGTCGATCGGTTAATTCAGGAGAAAAAAGAGACGGAGGCAGCCGGCCTTTTGGGGAAACTCGGGATAGAGCTTCTTTTGCAAGAGATCCGACGGACCTGTGACGGGATGGGGATCGAGTTTGATTCCTGGGTTCATGAAAAGGAGGTTCTTTCAGAGAAAACGGGGAACATTCTTCAGGATCTCAAGAAAAAAGGGGTCACTGTTGAGAAGGAGGGGGCGTTGTGGCTTGCGACGCAGGACGAATTTCTTGAGGATCGTGAGTGCGTTCTGGTCCGTTCGGATGGGCGGCCTACCTATTTTGCCAATGATATTGCCTACCATACTGGCAAGTATGGGCGTGGTTACGACCGAATCATCGACATTTGGGGCTCTAATCATCATGGTCATGTGCCACGCATCAAGGCGGCCTTACAGAGTCTGGGGTATGATGCGACGAAGATTGAGGTCGTTCTTTATCAGTATGTTCGAATCAAGCGAGGGAACGAGGCGGTGAAGATGTCCAAGAGGGGCGGTACTTTTGTGACGGCGGAAGAGGTCTTGGAAGAAGTTGGCAGAGACGCCTTCCGATTTTTCCTTCTCATGAGGGCTGCCGAATCCCATCTAGACTTCGATCTTGATCTCGCCAAAAAAGAGAGCCAGGAAAATCCCGTTTATTATGTTCAGTATGCCCATGCCCGGCTTGCCAGTCTCTTCCGAAAGGCAGAGGAGAAGGGGATCGGGAAGATTCCCGCAGATCTTGATCTCTCCCACCTTGATCTTCCGGAAGAGATAGAACTGATACGACTTCTCCACAAATTTCCAGACGAAGTCTCTCGTGCCGCCTCTCTTCTGGAACCCCATCGAATTCCTTTCTATCTTCTGGAACTGTCCCAGGCCTTTCAGGCCTATTACGCCAAAGCGAAGCTCGACTTCCGGTATCAGGTTGTCGGAAGCGATATTGACACCACACGCGTGAAACTGTATTTATGCCGCATTCTCAAGCGAACCATCGCGAACGGCTTGAAATTAATGGGAGTTTCAGCTCCCTCCGAGATGAGACATGACTGA
- a CDS encoding prepilin-type N-terminal cleavage/methylation domain-containing protein, whose translation MTHIDKKSGFSLIELMVVVALLSVAAALLVPRFMKHQQEIKTEEAGQPSK comes from the coding sequence ATGACCCACATAGATAAAAAATCCGGTTTCTCGTTGATCGAACTAATGGTCGTTGTTGCCCTCCTCTCGGTCGCAGCGGCCCTGCTTGTTCCCCGCTTCATGAAACACCAGCAGGAGATAAAAACCGAAGAGGCGGGCCAACCGTCAAAATAA